A segment of the Deltaproteobacteria bacterium genome:
GCCCCATTGAGGAACGCGGACAGCTCGCACCTGCCGACCAACCGCTTTCGCCAGCCAATCGGTAATTTGTCCCCATGCGTACGGTTGCGGCTCAGCTACGTGATACACCCCACTCGCTTGCCCTGCCGTTACCGCACACAGTAAAGCATTTATCAGATCATGTACATGGATGAACTGAATCCACCGGACGGGACCGGTTGGGACCGGAAGAATTCCACGGGTCGCCATTTGAAAACAACGAAAAAGATCACGATCTCCAGGTCCGTACACTGCCGGTGGTCGTAAGATCAGCACTTCCATCTCATCTGCAATCGTCAGACATACCGCCTCTCCCGCCAGCTTACTGCGTCCATATGACGTGATCGGTCGTGGCACATCGTGCACGTCAACCGGCACCCCATCCAGAGATGGCCCTGCCGCCGCTAGTGAACTGACATAGATCAGTCGTCGTGGTCGTGGTTGCGCGCTACGCAACACCTCTACGAGATGCTGCGTCCCTTCCGCGTTTACTTGAAAGTATTCTTTTTCTGACCGCGCCCGCGTCACTGCCGCAAGGTGAATAACCGTGTCTACACCGCTCACGGCACGCTCAAGGGCAGCGGGATCGTCGAGCCCACCAATAATGCACTCAACACCACGTGCGCTCAGCGACGTGATGTTGCTGGTAGCTCGTACAAGAACGCGAGGTATACAGCCTTGCTCCGCCAATGCTGCAACCAGGTGAGAACCGATGAAACCGGTACCCCCCGTCACCAGCACACGACGGTCCTCCTGTACTACAGGACGAGAAAGCGGTTCTGAAGTGTCCACAGAAGTGTGTAGTAATATCCCTGCAACAATACTGAAGCCGGTAGATAACAGACTTCCCATGTTTTACAAGGGGCATAAGGCCTCTCGGTGAAAATTCTGCTGAAACATGGGGCAATTTGCCTCGCGTTTGGCAGTTGAGGACTTGCTCTTGAGTTTGTCTTATTTTTCCCGTTAGGTGAGAGCAATGGAGCAACATTCACAGACCCAGAACGACGCAGATAAAGAAACACGTCTGCTGACCGACCTCCGTCGTCAATTCGTGACTGCGTTTTTCCCAATTTCGTGGCTGTACTGGTGTGATCTGCTTCTGTCGACCTTCATCGGCTGGGGAGCTTTCGTTGTCGCCATGAACGCTCCGTTTCTTTCCTTCCTTTATATCGCGGCCACAACAACTGCCATTATCGCTCTTCTCCGAGCAACTATCTTTATTCATGAACTCGCACACCTGAAACGTGGTTCAATACCAGGATTCGAACTCGCCTGGAATCTGTTGGTCGGAGTTCCGTTTTTGCTACCGAGTGTGATGTATGACTCCCACGGCGATCATCATCGCCAGGCAACGTTTGCAACCGCACACGACCCTGAATACGCTCCGATTGCACAGTGGAGCCAGTTCCATATTTTCCGGTTTGTTGCCGGTATGATTTTCGTTCCGGCACTGCTCGCACTGCGTTGGGGAGTCTTCGGGGGACCGTCCCTCTTATTGCCACCACTTCGTCGTTTCCTGCTCACCCGAGCCTCATCGTTGGTCATCAACCCACACTATATGCGCCCACTTCCTCAGAGAGATGACCATCTTCGCTGCTATACCCTAGAACTCGCGACGACCCTCGCGTTCTGGAGTGCACTCTTTGCTTTTCTGTACGGCGCATTACCCCTGAGCTGGCTATGCCACTGGTATATCATCGGCGCGGGAGTTGCCATCGTTAACCAAGTGCGCACGTTGGCAGCACATCGGTATCAGAACGACGGTCGACAACTCACGACCGTAGAACAACTGCTAGACTCGATCAATCTGACCGGACTACCGTGGCTCACTGCTCTTGCCGCACCAGTTGGCCTCCGCTATCACGCCCTCCACCACTTCTTACCAACACTGCCGTATCACAGCCTTGGCGCAGTCCATCGTCAGCTTGTAGCCCAACTTTCCCCGGGGTCTCCCTATCGCCAAACCGAAGAACGGGGGATTTTTGCGGCTGTGCAGAAATTGCTGCAGCATCCTCTCTCACGAACTGACGTCACACCGTCTTTGGATCACAAGAAATCACACTCCCACATGTGTCACCCTGAGTGTAACGAAGGGTCGCTCAGAGAGATTCTTCGCTCCGCTCGCAATGACAATGGTAAGCGATAACGACAAAACACTCGCAAGCTCTTCTCTACCGCAGATCCCCCCGCAGCAGAAGCTTGATCAACACCGGCACGCCGAAGATAAAGGGATGTTTGCGCTGTCGGTCGGTGGCCTCAAGATTTTCACCGCGGTGGCGACCAATTTTCCACAGAACGTAGGGAAACCAGTCACCAAATGTGAAGGCCGACTTGGCCAGCCGTAAGAAATATATGCCCTTCGCGAAAGGCCGTCGCCAGTGCCAACTGAGGCGCGTGTACCACAATTGCAACTTGGGAATCGTCACATACCCATGCGCAGCATCCGTCCGCACCCACAACCACCCATGACGGGCAAGGTCGTGGAATGCCGCATCGGCGACACGGTGATAGCGTTGCGGCATGGTTTCATAGAGGGCACGAATCGTCCCCGGTAGTTCTGGGCGTAACTCCATGCGATAGCTTTCGCGAAACCCTAGTTGCCATAACTCTTCCAACGCCATCGGCTCAGTTTCTTCAGAGGCTAGCAATAACGGTGCAATGCGCGCCACCATCGTCATGATCGACTGTCCCACTGCTTCAATCACGACATGCTGCGCAGCCTCATCACGGACATACACCAGGCGCGCGGGTTGGCAGAACCGTCCCCACACGATTGAGTGCAGACACTGCGAGGAGGCAGCATGGGCAAAGTCACGGTATGAGATCACCGCATACTTCGCTCGTAGTGTGACATCGCCGCGGGATCGTTCCATATAAAAGACATTGGGAGGAAGAAGCGTATTCGACGATCGCAGAAACGGTGACGACCGATAGGCAGCATCGTACGAATCGACAAGGACATAAAAGTCGGCGACCTCGTTCTCTAACGCCCGTTTACGTAAACACGAGCCATAAAAGAGAATCGCTACCACTGTCGTGCCAAAGCGTTGGCGGATCGCATCAATAAAGACATCGACTTCCGCCGGTGCCGCCTGCAGCAATTCTTCAGTCACCATTTGTTTGAGAGACACAGGGACAATATCCATAGTTATTATGCTCGTACAAAATTTATCTGCTGTGCTGCTGAGAGTCGAACGATCCGGCCAGGCCGTGGCGCGAACATCTCCCCATCCAAAACTAAGCCACAATCAACTCGCAGTTCGATGTGGTTAACATTGTGGCTCGTATAGCCGACCTCTGGGGTAATCCAGGCAGGTGGGCGACCATATAAAATCCGTGGCAACACCAACGGTGGCCGCACCGCTCCAGCCGCGACAGCAAGAAAGCGTATGGGGGCGTTCTCACGTCCCCAGAACGGACAGAGCCGCAAGAAGAACTTGTCTAGCGTCGTCACCAACATCAAGATAAATTCTTTCGTCGGTAGCGGTTTCCCTTCCAGTACGATTTCCATCCGATCAGGCTGCAAAATACCGTCCAACGTGCCAAATGCCGCCCGCAGCACCAACCCGCCAGCAACGATCCCTGAACCCAAGACGCCTTGCGCTCGCCCTTCGGGAAACATGCGGTGGGTCAGTTCAATCGCACGCGGCAACAGACCGACACTGAACGACATGCCATAGTGCGTGACTCCATCTGGCTCAAGGTCCATACGCAGTACGGCGCGCTCAATCATTCTGCCATTGAGAGACCCAGGACTGCGAGTGCTGTCACGCAGCGTGGCGAGTGCAGCGACAGGGTTCCGCTGGCTGCCGATGTCCAGCGCAATCATATTTGTCCGTCCACCACGCAGTGGCACGATCGCTGGCATCTTGGCAAACAACTTGTTCCCTACAATTTCCGTCAGCACTCGCTGGAGCGTTCCATCACCACCGTTCACCGCTAAAATATCAATGTCTTGGTTTGCCAGTGTCAGGAGTGCGTCTTGGACATGTTCACCAGAGTTCGTCTCAACATGGGGGATCTCTGGACAACGAGCGAGAAACGCCAACATACGGGCAACGCGGCGCTGGCTGCGACCCGCGCGCAGGTTGTTCAATATGCCAATGCGCACGCGTTACCTCTGGAACAGCTCGGCTCTCGTCTGCAACAACGTAGTAGGGAGTGGACTCAGAAACGTCACCGCGGTTATGCC
Coding sequences within it:
- a CDS encoding NAD-dependent epimerase/dehydratase family protein, yielding MGSLLSTGFSIVAGILLHTSVDTSEPLSRPVVQEDRRVLVTGGTGFIGSHLVAALAEQGCIPRVLVRATSNITSLSARGVECIIGGLDDPAALERAVSGVDTVIHLAAVTRARSEKEYFQVNAEGTQHLVEVLRSAQPRPRRLIYVSSLAAAGPSLDGVPVDVHDVPRPITSYGRSKLAGEAVCLTIADEMEVLILRPPAVYGPGDRDLFRCFQMATRGILPVPTGPVRWIQFIHVHDLINALLCAVTAGQASGVYHVAEPQPYAWGQITDWLAKAVGRQVRAVRVPQWGIRAAAAVSELGAAMIGRATIFNREKAEELLAPGWLCETEAVKRDLGFEVRIPLPQGLVGTASWYREHGWL
- a CDS encoding fatty acid desaturase, producing the protein MEQHSQTQNDADKETRLLTDLRRQFVTAFFPISWLYWCDLLLSTFIGWGAFVVAMNAPFLSFLYIAATTTAIIALLRATIFIHELAHLKRGSIPGFELAWNLLVGVPFLLPSVMYDSHGDHHRQATFATAHDPEYAPIAQWSQFHIFRFVAGMIFVPALLALRWGVFGGPSLLLPPLRRFLLTRASSLVINPHYMRPLPQRDDHLRCYTLELATTLAFWSALFAFLYGALPLSWLCHWYIIGAGVAIVNQVRTLAAHRYQNDGRQLTTVEQLLDSINLTGLPWLTALAAPVGLRYHALHHFLPTLPYHSLGAVHRQLVAQLSPGSPYRQTEERGIFAAVQKLLQHPLSRTDVTPSLDHKKSHSHMCHPECNEGSLREILRSARNDNGKR